In one Pseudomonas hydrolytica genomic region, the following are encoded:
- the pyrH gene encoding UMP kinase, producing the protein MAQQTSGRQPRYKRILLKLSGEALMGSEDFGIDPKVLDRMALEVGQLVGIGVQVGLVIGGGNLFRGAALSAAGMDRVTGDHMGMLATVMNALAMRDALERSNIPAIVMSAISMVGVTDHYDRRKAMRHLKTGEVVIFAAGTGNPFFTTDSAACLRAIEIDADVVLKATKVDGVYTADPFKDPHAEKFERLTYDEVLDRKLGVMDLTAICLCRDHNMPLRVFNMNKPGALLNVVVGGAEGTLIEEDAQ; encoded by the coding sequence ATGGCTCAGCAGACGAGTGGTCGCCAACCTCGCTACAAACGCATTCTGCTCAAACTCAGCGGCGAGGCCCTGATGGGCTCGGAAGATTTCGGTATCGATCCCAAGGTGCTCGATCGCATGGCTCTGGAAGTCGGCCAGCTGGTCGGCATCGGTGTGCAGGTCGGCCTGGTCATCGGCGGCGGCAACCTGTTCCGCGGTGCGGCCCTTTCGGCGGCCGGCATGGACCGAGTCACCGGTGACCACATGGGCATGCTGGCCACGGTGATGAACGCCCTGGCCATGCGCGACGCGCTGGAGCGTTCGAATATCCCCGCCATCGTCATGTCGGCGATCTCCATGGTCGGCGTGACCGATCATTACGACCGCCGCAAGGCCATGCGTCACCTGAAGACCGGCGAGGTGGTGATCTTCGCTGCCGGTACCGGCAATCCGTTCTTTACTACCGATTCGGCTGCCTGCCTGCGCGCCATCGAGATCGATGCCGACGTGGTTCTGAAGGCGACCAAGGTCGATGGCGTGTACACTGCCGACCCGTTCAAGGACCCGCATGCCGAGAAGTTCGAGCGGCTGACCTATGACGAGGTGCTCGATCGCAAGCTGGGCGTGATGGATCTGACGGCCATCTGCCTGTGCCGCGATCACAACATGCCGCTGCGGGTCTTCAACATGAACAAGCCGGGCGCTCTGCTCAATGTAGTGGTGGGCGGCGCCGAAGGAACCCTGATCGAGGAGGATGCACAATGA
- the frr gene encoding ribosome recycling factor, which produces MINDIKKDAQERMGKSLEALDRNLASIRTGRAHPSILDSVKVPAWGSDMPLNQVAAITVEDARTLKIVAHDKNLSAAIEKAIMTSDLGLNPSSAGTTIRVPMPALTEETRKGYTKQARGVAEDAKVAVRNVRRDALAELKKLAKAKEISEDEERRAADELQKITDKFIADVDKALEVKEADLMAV; this is translated from the coding sequence ATGATCAACGACATCAAGAAAGACGCTCAGGAGCGTATGGGCAAATCCCTGGAAGCGCTGGATCGTAACCTGGCTTCCATCCGTACCGGCCGCGCTCACCCGAGCATTCTCGACAGCGTCAAGGTGCCGGCCTGGGGTAGCGACATGCCGCTGAATCAGGTCGCTGCGATCACCGTTGAAGATGCTCGTACTCTGAAGATCGTCGCTCACGACAAGAACCTCAGCGCTGCCATCGAGAAGGCCATCATGACCTCCGATCTGGGTCTGAACCCGAGCAGCGCCGGCACCACCATCCGCGTGCCGATGCCTGCCCTGACCGAGGAAACCCGCAAGGGCTACACCAAGCAGGCGCGTGGCGTGGCCGAAGACGCCAAGGTCGCCGTGCGCAACGTGCGCCGCGACGCCTTGGCCGAGCTGAAGAAGCTGGCCAAGGCCAAGGAGATCAGCGAAGACGAAGAGCGTCGTGCTGCTGACGAGCTGCAGAAGATCACCGACAAGTTCATCGCTGATGTCGACAAGGCCCTAGAGGTCAAGGAAGCGGATCTGATGGCCGTTTGA
- the uppS gene encoding polyprenyl diphosphate synthase — protein MDKNKQGAVPRHVAIIMDGNNRWAKKRLLPGVAGHKAGVDAVRAVIEVCAESGVEVLTLFAFSSENWQRPAEEVGALMELFLGALRREAKKLLDNDIGLRIIGDRSRFHPELQAAMREAELLTAGNRRFILQIAANYGGQWDIAQAAQRLAREVQAGHLQPEDITPGLLQGCLATGDLPLPDLCIRTGGEHRISNFLLWQLAYSELYFSDLYWPDFKHEAMRKALADFATRQRRFGKTSEQVEAEARS, from the coding sequence ATGGACAAGAACAAGCAGGGGGCGGTGCCGCGGCATGTCGCCATCATCATGGATGGCAACAACCGCTGGGCGAAGAAGCGCCTGTTGCCGGGCGTAGCGGGGCACAAGGCGGGCGTCGACGCGGTTCGCGCGGTGATCGAGGTGTGCGCCGAGTCGGGTGTCGAGGTATTGACCCTGTTCGCCTTCTCCAGTGAGAACTGGCAGCGCCCGGCCGAGGAGGTCGGTGCGCTGATGGAGCTGTTCCTCGGCGCGCTGCGCCGCGAGGCGAAGAAGCTGCTGGATAACGACATCGGCCTGCGCATCATCGGTGATCGCTCGCGCTTTCATCCGGAGTTGCAGGCCGCCATGCGTGAGGCCGAGCTGCTGACGGCCGGCAACCGGCGCTTCATCTTGCAGATCGCTGCCAACTACGGCGGGCAGTGGGATATCGCCCAGGCCGCCCAGCGTCTGGCGCGCGAGGTGCAGGCCGGGCATCTGCAGCCCGAGGACATCACCCCCGGGCTGCTGCAGGGCTGTCTGGCCACCGGCGATCTGCCGTTGCCCGATCTGTGCATACGCACCGGTGGCGAGCACCGCATCAGTAACTTCCTGCTCTGGCAGTTGGCTTACAGCGAACTGTACTTCTCCGACCTCTACTGGCCGGATTTCAAGCACGAGGCCATGCGCAAGGCGCTGGCCGATTTCGCTACCCGCCAGCGTCGCTTCGGCAAGACCAGCGAGCAGGTGGAAGCCGAGGCGCGTTCCTAA
- a CDS encoding phosphatidate cytidylyltransferase has product MLKQRIITALVLLPIALGGFFLLDGGAFALFIGAVVTLGAWEWARLAGFDAQPQRIAYAAGVAVLLYGLYLLPALAPLLLLIAVLWWAAATLLVLSYPDSSRYWGGLPGKLLIGLLILLPAWQGLVLLKQWPQANGLIIAVMVLVWAADIGAYFSGKTFGKRKLAPRVSPGKSWEGLYGGLATSLLITLLVGLQQGWGLGSLLLALGGAAVVVLVSVVGDLTESMFKRQSGIKDSSNLLPGHGGVLDRIDSLTAAIPLFAALLWLAGWGSL; this is encoded by the coding sequence ATGCTCAAGCAACGAATCATCACGGCGCTGGTGCTGCTGCCCATCGCCCTGGGCGGTTTTTTTCTGCTCGACGGCGGCGCCTTCGCGCTATTCATCGGGGCGGTGGTCACGCTGGGTGCCTGGGAGTGGGCGCGTCTGGCCGGGTTTGACGCTCAGCCTCAGCGCATCGCCTATGCAGCCGGGGTGGCGGTGCTGCTCTACGGTCTCTATCTGCTGCCTGCGCTGGCGCCGCTGCTATTGCTCATTGCGGTGTTGTGGTGGGCTGCGGCGACGCTGCTGGTGCTCAGCTACCCCGACAGCAGTCGGTACTGGGGCGGCCTGCCCGGCAAATTGCTGATCGGTCTGTTGATTCTGCTGCCGGCCTGGCAGGGGCTGGTGCTGCTCAAGCAGTGGCCGCAGGCCAACGGCCTGATCATCGCCGTCATGGTGCTGGTCTGGGCTGCGGATATCGGTGCTTATTTTTCCGGCAAGACCTTCGGCAAGCGCAAGCTGGCGCCCAGGGTCAGCCCGGGAAAAAGCTGGGAAGGCCTCTACGGCGGCCTCGCCACCAGCCTGCTGATCACCCTGCTGGTTGGTCTGCAGCAGGGCTGGGGCCTTGGCAGCCTGCTGCTGGCGCTTGGTGGTGCGGCTGTGGTGGTGCTGGTTTCGGTGGTCGGTGACCTGACCGAGAGCATGTTCAAGCGGCAGTCCGGAATCAAGGACAGCAGCAACCTGCTGCCTGGTCATGGCGGCGTGCTCGACCGTATCGACAGCCTCACCGCGGCCATTCCGCTGTTTGCGGCGCTGCTGTGGCTGGCGGGCTGGGGTTCGCTGTGA
- the ispC gene encoding 1-deoxy-D-xylulose-5-phosphate reductoisomerase yields MSTVQQITVLGATGSIGLSTLDVIARHPERYAVFALSGFSRLAELETLCVQHRPRYVVVPDAAAAHALQGSLRAAALPTEVLVGEEGLCAVAGHGEVDCVMAAIVGAAGLRPTLAAVQAGKKVLLANKEALVMSGALFMQAVRESGATLLPIDSEHNAIFQCLPGDYGRGLQAVGVRRVLLTASGGPFRETPLAELERVTPEQACAHPNWSMGRKISVDSASMMNKGLELIEACWLFDARPEQIEVVIHRQSVIHSLVDYVDGSVLAQLGNPDMRTPIAHALAWPQRIDSGVSPLDLFAIGRLDFERPDEQRFPCLRLAREAAQVGGSAPAMLNAANEVAVDAFLQRRIRFSDIARMIEFVLNAESARAVEALDAVFEADRRARALAGEWLARH; encoded by the coding sequence GTGAGCACAGTGCAGCAGATCACCGTGCTGGGGGCGACCGGCTCCATCGGTCTGAGCACCCTGGACGTGATCGCGCGTCACCCCGAGCGTTACGCGGTATTCGCGCTCAGCGGCTTTTCCCGGCTGGCGGAGCTGGAGACGCTCTGCGTGCAGCATCGTCCGCGCTATGTCGTGGTGCCCGACGCTGCCGCGGCGCACGCTCTGCAGGGCAGCCTGCGAGCGGCGGCGTTGCCCACCGAGGTGCTGGTGGGCGAGGAGGGCCTGTGCGCCGTGGCTGGACATGGCGAGGTCGACTGCGTAATGGCGGCGATCGTCGGTGCCGCCGGCCTGAGGCCGACCCTGGCGGCGGTGCAGGCCGGCAAGAAAGTGCTGCTGGCCAACAAGGAGGCGTTGGTGATGTCCGGCGCCCTGTTTATGCAGGCGGTGCGCGAGAGCGGCGCCACCTTGCTGCCGATCGATAGCGAGCACAACGCCATTTTCCAGTGTCTGCCGGGCGACTACGGCCGCGGGCTGCAGGCGGTCGGCGTGCGTCGGGTGCTGCTCACCGCTTCCGGCGGTCCCTTTCGCGAAACGCCGCTGGCCGAGCTGGAGCGTGTCACGCCCGAGCAGGCCTGTGCACATCCCAACTGGTCGATGGGGCGCAAGATCTCCGTGGACTCGGCGAGCATGATGAACAAGGGGCTGGAGCTGATCGAAGCCTGCTGGCTGTTCGATGCGCGTCCCGAGCAGATCGAGGTGGTCATCCATCGGCAGAGCGTGATTCATTCGCTGGTCGATTACGTCGACGGTTCGGTGCTGGCGCAGTTGGGCAACCCGGACATGCGCACGCCCATCGCCCATGCCCTGGCCTGGCCGCAGCGTATCGATTCGGGGGTGTCGCCCCTGGATCTGTTTGCCATCGGTCGCCTGGATTTCGAGCGCCCCGACGAGCAGCGCTTTCCCTGTCTTCGCCTGGCGCGCGAGGCGGCGCAGGTCGGCGGCAGCGCTCCGGCGATGCTCAACGCGGCCAACGAGGTCGCGGTCGACGCCTTTCTGCAGCGCCGCATCCGCTTCAGCGATATCGCGCGTATGATTGAGTTCGTGTTGAACGCGGAGTCGGCGCGGGCAGTCGAAGCGCTCGATGCGGTCTTCGAGGCCGATCGCCGGGCGCGCGCCCTGGCTGGTGAATGGCTCGCCCGGCATTGA
- the rseP gene encoding sigma E protease regulator RseP, with product MSGLYMVVGTLIALGVLVTFHEYGHFWVARRCGVKVLRFSVGFGTPLLRWHDRQGTEFVIAAIPLGGYVKMLDEREGDVPPELVEQSFNRKSVRQRIAIVAAGPLANFLLALLFFWFVAMLGSQQVRPVIGAVQEGSLAAAAGLQAGQEIVAVNGEATSGWAAVNLQLVRRLGESGTLNLRVLEPGSTVETPKQVQLDNWQRGVDEPDPIGSLGIRPWRPALEPVLAELDPKGPAHAAGLQTGDRLLALDGEPLADWQDLVDRVRALPGEAVTLRIERAGQAQDVELTLAARGEGEVRSGYLGAGVQGVEWPPEMLREVRYGPIEGIAEGMRQTWAMSLLTLDSLRKMLFGELSVKNLSGPITIAKVAGASAESGLGDFLKFLAYLSISLGVLNLLPIPVLDGGHLLFYLVEWVRGRPLSERVQGWGMQIGISLVIGVMLLALVNDLGRL from the coding sequence ATGAGTGGGCTGTATATGGTGGTCGGCACCCTGATCGCTCTGGGTGTCCTGGTGACCTTTCACGAATACGGGCATTTCTGGGTGGCCCGGCGTTGCGGGGTCAAGGTCCTGCGCTTTTCCGTCGGCTTCGGTACGCCTCTGCTGCGCTGGCATGACCGGCAGGGTACCGAATTCGTGATCGCGGCCATTCCGCTTGGTGGCTACGTGAAGATGCTCGACGAGCGTGAGGGCGACGTACCGCCCGAGCTGGTCGAGCAGTCCTTCAATCGCAAGAGCGTGCGCCAGCGCATCGCTATCGTCGCTGCAGGCCCGCTGGCCAACTTCCTGCTGGCTCTGCTGTTCTTCTGGTTCGTCGCCATGCTCGGTAGCCAGCAGGTGCGCCCGGTCATCGGCGCGGTGCAGGAAGGCAGTCTGGCAGCGGCTGCGGGGCTGCAGGCGGGGCAGGAGATCGTCGCGGTCAATGGCGAGGCAACCAGCGGCTGGGCTGCGGTCAACCTGCAACTGGTGCGTCGTCTCGGTGAGAGCGGCACCCTGAATCTGCGCGTCCTCGAGCCGGGGTCGACCGTTGAAACGCCCAAGCAGGTGCAGCTGGACAATTGGCAGCGTGGCGTCGACGAGCCCGATCCCATCGGGTCGCTGGGCATTCGTCCCTGGCGTCCGGCTCTGGAGCCGGTGCTGGCCGAGCTGGACCCCAAGGGGCCGGCCCACGCGGCAGGGTTGCAGACGGGCGACAGATTGCTGGCGCTCGATGGCGAGCCGCTGGCCGACTGGCAGGATCTGGTCGATCGCGTGCGGGCGCTGCCGGGAGAGGCCGTGACCCTGCGCATCGAGCGTGCCGGGCAAGCGCAGGATGTCGAGCTGACACTGGCGGCGCGCGGCGAGGGTGAGGTGCGCAGCGGTTATCTGGGCGCCGGCGTGCAGGGGGTGGAATGGCCGCCGGAGATGCTGCGTGAGGTGCGCTACGGTCCCATCGAAGGCATCGCCGAAGGCATGCGTCAGACCTGGGCGATGAGCCTTCTGACCCTCGATTCATTGCGGAAAATGCTGTTCGGAGAGCTCTCGGTAAAAAACTTGAGTGGGCCGATAACCATTGCTAAAGTGGCGGGCGCTTCAGCTGAGTCAGGGCTGGGGGATTTCCTGAAATTCCTTGCATATCTGAGTATTAGCCTGGGGGTTCTGAATCTGCTGCCCATCCCCGTACTGGATGGTGGGCATCTGCTGTTTTATCTGGTCGAGTGGGTGCGTGGTCGCCCCTTGTCTGAGCGGGTCCAGGGTTGGGGGATGCAGATCGGCATCAGTCTGGTCATCGGGGTCATGTTGCTGGCTCTGGTCAACGATCTTGGCCGTCTGTAA
- the bamA gene encoding outer membrane protein assembly factor BamA, giving the protein MKRLLLPAVLSALMIAEVHAESFTISDIRVNGLQRVSAGSVFGALPLNVGEQVDDRQLVDATRSLFRTGFFQDIQLGRDGDVLVITVVERPSISGIEIEGNKAITTEDLLKGLNQSGLAEGEIFQRATLEGVRNELQRQYVAQGRYSAEIQAEVIPQPRNRVALKITINEGTVAAISHINVVGNTVFSDEDLTDLFELKTTNWLSFFKNDDKYAREKLSGDLERLRSYYLDRGYINMDISSTQVSITPDKKHVYITVNVEEGEKYSVRDVKLSGDLKVPEEDVRALLLVKEGQVFSRKVMTTTSELITRRLGNEGYTFANVNGVPEAHDEDNTVSITFFVDPGKRAYVNRINFRGNTKSEDEVLRREMRQMEGGWASTYLIDQSKVRLERLGFFKEVNVETPQVPGTDDQIDVNYSVEEQPSGSITASVGFAQNAGLILGGSISQNNFLGTGNRVSLGLTRSEYQTRYSFGFVDPYWTVDGVSLGYNAFYRTTDYDELDVDVSSYSVDSLGAGINIGYPISETARLTYGLTVQQDTIDTGRYTVDEIFDFIEAEGDNYLNFKGSIGWSESTLNRGVLANRGHSQSLVLETTIPGSDLSFYKLDYRGQVFKPISDTYTLRFHTQLGYGDSYGSTAELPFYEHYYAGGFNSVRGFKDSSLGPRSTPSSGNKPGTLRDPDQDPLPFGGNVLVQGGVEMLFPMPFVKDQRSLRTALFWDVGNVFDTNCSSSQKKLSDSCDIDFSNLASSVGVGLTWITALGPLSFSLAMPIKKPDDADTQVFQFSLGQTF; this is encoded by the coding sequence ATGAAACGTCTGCTGCTACCTGCGGTACTGTCCGCATTGATGATCGCCGAAGTTCACGCCGAGTCCTTCACCATCTCCGATATACGCGTCAACGGTCTCCAGCGGGTTTCCGCCGGTAGCGTATTTGGCGCACTGCCGCTGAACGTGGGTGAGCAGGTCGACGACCGCCAGCTGGTCGATGCCACCCGCTCCCTGTTCCGCACCGGTTTCTTCCAGGATATCCAGCTCGGTCGCGATGGCGACGTGCTGGTCATCACCGTGGTCGAGCGTCCTTCCATTTCCGGTATCGAAATCGAAGGCAACAAGGCCATCACCACCGAGGACCTGCTCAAGGGTCTGAATCAGTCCGGCCTGGCCGAGGGCGAGATCTTCCAGCGCGCCACGCTCGAAGGCGTGCGCAACGAGCTGCAGCGCCAGTATGTTGCGCAGGGCCGCTACTCCGCGGAAATCCAGGCCGAGGTGATTCCCCAGCCGCGCAACCGCGTGGCGCTGAAGATCACCATCAACGAAGGCACCGTCGCCGCCATCTCGCACATCAACGTGGTGGGCAACACGGTGTTCAGCGATGAAGACCTGACCGACCTGTTCGAACTGAAGACCACCAACTGGCTGTCGTTCTTCAAGAACGACGACAAGTACGCTCGCGAAAAGCTGTCCGGTGACTTGGAGCGTCTGCGCTCCTACTATCTGGACCGTGGTTACATCAACATGGATATCAGCTCCACTCAGGTATCCATCACCCCGGACAAGAAGCACGTCTACATCACCGTCAACGTTGAAGAGGGCGAGAAGTACAGCGTTCGCGACGTGAAACTGTCCGGTGACCTCAAGGTACCGGAAGAAGACGTGCGCGCACTGCTGCTGGTGAAGGAAGGGCAGGTGTTCTCGCGCAAGGTGATGACCACCACCAGCGAGCTGATCACCCGTCGCCTGGGTAACGAGGGCTACACCTTCGCCAACGTCAACGGCGTGCCGGAAGCGCACGACGAGGACAACACCGTTTCCATCACCTTCTTCGTCGATCCGGGCAAGCGCGCCTACGTCAACCGCATCAACTTCCGTGGCAACACCAAGTCCGAGGACGAGGTGCTGCGTCGTGAGATGCGCCAGATGGAAGGTGGCTGGGCCTCGACCTATCTGATCGATCAGTCCAAGGTTCGCCTCGAGCGTCTGGGCTTCTTCAAGGAAGTCAACGTCGAAACCCCGCAGGTGCCGGGTACCGACGACCAGATCGACGTCAACTACAGCGTCGAAGAGCAGCCGTCCGGCTCCATCACCGCCAGCGTCGGTTTCGCCCAGAACGCCGGTCTGATCCTGGGTGGCTCGATCAGCCAGAACAACTTCCTGGGTACCGGTAACCGCGTCAGCCTCGGTCTGACCCGCAGCGAATACCAGACCCGTTACAGCTTCGGCTTCGTCGACCCCTACTGGACCGTCGATGGCGTCAGCCTGGGCTACAACGCCTTCTACCGCACCACCGACTACGACGAGCTCGATGTCGATGTATCCAGCTACTCGGTCGACAGCCTGGGCGCCGGCATCAACATCGGTTATCCGATCAGCGAGACCGCGCGTCTGACCTACGGTCTGACTGTGCAGCAGGATACTATCGATACCGGCCGCTACACCGTCGACGAGATCTTCGACTTCATCGAGGCCGAGGGCGACAATTACCTGAACTTCAAGGGCTCCATCGGCTGGTCCGAGTCGACCCTCAACCGTGGCGTGTTGGCCAACCGTGGTCACTCGCAGAGCCTGGTGCTGGAAACCACCATTCCGGGCAGCGATCTGTCGTTCTACAAGCTCGACTATCGCGGCCAGGTATTCAAACCGATCAGCGACACCTACACCCTGCGCTTCCATACCCAGCTGGGTTATGGCGACAGCTATGGTTCCACCGCCGAATTGCCGTTCTACGAGCATTACTATGCCGGTGGTTTCAACTCGGTACGCGGCTTCAAGGACAGCAGCCTGGGGCCACGCAGTACGCCGAGCTCCGGCAACAAGCCTGGCACGCTCCGCGACCCGGACCAGGATCCGTTGCCGTTCGGCGGTAACGTGCTGGTGCAGGGCGGCGTCGAGATGCTGTTCCCCATGCCGTTCGTCAAGGATCAGCGCTCGCTGCGTACCGCGCTGTTCTGGGATGTGGGTAACGTCTTCGATACCAACTGCTCGTCGAGCCAGAAGAAGCTCAGCGACAGCTGCGACATCGATTTCAGCAACCTGGCCAGCTCCGTGGGTGTCGGCCTGACCTGGATTACCGCGCTCGGCCCGCTGAGCTTCAGCCTGGCCATGCCGATCAAGAAGCCGGATGATGCCGATACTCAGGTCTTCCAGTTCTCCCTGGGTCAGACCTTCTAA
- a CDS encoding OmpH family outer membrane protein: protein MRKLTQLVLFTAALIATPAFAEMKVAVLNYQMALLESDAAKRYAVDAEKKFGPQLNKLKALESDAKRIQDRMVKDGEKMQQAERERLELEFKQKARDFQFQSKELNEAKAIADREMLAKLKPNLDKAVEEVIKKGNFDLVLERGAVIDVKPQFDITRQVIERMNQMR from the coding sequence GTGCGTAAGTTGACTCAACTGGTTCTGTTCACCGCCGCTCTGATCGCCACTCCGGCGTTCGCCGAGATGAAAGTGGCCGTGCTGAACTATCAGATGGCGCTGCTCGAATCGGATGCGGCCAAGCGCTACGCGGTCGATGCCGAGAAGAAGTTCGGTCCGCAGCTGAACAAGCTCAAGGCCCTGGAGAGCGATGCCAAGCGCATTCAGGACCGCATGGTCAAGGATGGCGAGAAGATGCAGCAGGCCGAGCGCGAGCGCCTCGAGCTCGAGTTCAAGCAGAAGGCCCGTGACTTCCAGTTCCAGTCCAAGGAGTTGAACGAAGCCAAGGCCATCGCCGATCGCGAGATGCTGGCCAAGCTCAAGCCGAACCTGGACAAGGCCGTGGAAGAAGTGATCAAGAAGGGTAACTTCGACCTGGTGCTCGAGCGCGGTGCGGTGATCGATGTCAAACCTCAGTTCGACATCACTCGCCAGGTCATCGAGCGCATGAATCAGATGCGCTGA
- the lpxD gene encoding UDP-3-O-(3-hydroxymyristoyl)glucosamine N-acyltransferase produces the protein MSMSATFTLGQLAERLGATLRGAEAKVITGLATLQEARPEQLSFLANAQYRKFLAQTQAGAVLLSAADAEGYAGDALIVANPYLAYAQLSHLFDRKPKAAPGIHATAQVADDAQVDPSASVGPYAVIESGARIGAEVSIGAHCVVGARSVIGDGGWLAPRVTLYHDVQIGKRVVIQSGAVIGGEGFGFANEKGVWQKIAQIGGVTIGDDVEIGANTTIDRGALSDTLIGNGVKLDNQIMIAHNVQVGDNTAMAGCCGISGSTKIGKNCMIAGGVGMVGHIEVCDNVFVTGMTMVTRSITEPGAYSSGTAMQPAGEWKKSAARIRQLDEMAKRLRELEKQLAAVTQTANVSSDA, from the coding sequence CTGAGCATGAGTGCGACATTCACCCTCGGCCAGTTGGCCGAGCGCCTGGGCGCCACCTTGCGTGGCGCCGAAGCTAAGGTCATAACGGGCCTGGCCACCTTGCAGGAGGCCAGGCCCGAACAGTTGAGCTTCCTGGCCAACGCCCAGTACCGCAAGTTTCTGGCGCAGACCCAGGCCGGCGCTGTGCTGCTGAGCGCAGCTGATGCCGAAGGTTACGCTGGCGATGCCCTGATCGTTGCCAATCCCTATCTGGCCTACGCCCAGCTGTCGCATCTGTTCGATCGCAAGCCCAAGGCTGCTCCCGGCATTCATGCCACCGCCCAGGTCGCCGACGACGCGCAGGTCGATCCGAGCGCCAGTGTGGGGCCCTACGCGGTCATCGAGAGTGGCGCGCGTATCGGTGCCGAGGTCAGTATCGGCGCGCACTGTGTGGTTGGTGCCCGTAGCGTGATCGGTGACGGCGGCTGGCTGGCACCGCGCGTGACGCTGTATCACGACGTGCAGATCGGCAAGCGTGTGGTGATCCAGTCCGGTGCGGTGATCGGTGGCGAGGGCTTCGGTTTCGCCAACGAGAAGGGCGTCTGGCAGAAGATCGCGCAGATCGGTGGGGTGACCATCGGTGATGACGTAGAGATCGGCGCCAATACCACCATCGACCGGGGTGCGCTCTCCGACACCCTGATCGGCAATGGCGTGAAGCTGGATAACCAGATCATGATCGCGCACAACGTGCAGGTCGGTGACAACACCGCCATGGCCGGCTGCTGCGGTATTTCCGGCAGCACCAAGATCGGCAAGAACTGCATGATCGCCGGTGGCGTCGGCATGGTTGGTCACATCGAGGTGTGCGACAACGTATTCGTCACCGGCATGACCATGGTCACGCGCTCGATCACCGAACCGGGCGCCTATTCTTCCGGTACCGCCATGCAACCGGCGGGCGAATGGAAGAAGAGCGCGGCGCGTATTCGTCAGTTGGACGAGATGGCCAAGCGTTTGCGTGAGCTGGAAAAACAGCTGGCCGCCGTGACCCAGACGGCGAACGTCTCATCTGATGCCTGA
- the fabZ gene encoding 3-hydroxyacyl-ACP dehydratase FabZ, with product MMDINEIREYLPHRYPFLLVDRVVDLDVEGKQIRAYKNVSINEPFFNGHFPEHPIMPGVLIIEAMAQAAGILGFKMMGVKPADGTLYYFVGSDKLRFRSPVLPGDQLTLEAKYLSDRRSIWKFECRATVDGKEVCSAEIICAERKL from the coding sequence ATGATGGACATCAACGAAATTCGTGAATATTTGCCGCACCGCTATCCTTTCCTGCTGGTGGATCGTGTGGTGGACCTGGACGTCGAAGGCAAGCAGATTCGCGCCTATAAGAATGTCAGCATCAACGAGCCGTTCTTCAATGGCCATTTCCCCGAACACCCGATCATGCCTGGCGTGCTGATCATCGAGGCCATGGCCCAGGCCGCCGGCATCCTCGGTTTCAAGATGATGGGCGTGAAGCCGGCCGACGGCACCCTCTATTACTTCGTCGGTTCGGACAAGCTGCGTTTCCGCTCGCCGGTGCTGCCGGGCGATCAGCTCACGCTGGAAGCCAAGTACCTGAGCGACCGTCGCAGCATCTGGAAATTCGAGTGCCGCGCCACCGTCGATGGCAAGGAAGTCTGCTCCGCTGAAATCATCTGTGCGGAACGCAAACTATGA
- the lpxA gene encoding acyl-ACP--UDP-N-acetylglucosamine O-acyltransferase, translated as MSSIDPRAIIDPSARLADDVVVGPWSIVGPDVEIGEGTIIGPHVVLKGPTVIGKHNRIYQFSSVGEDTPDLKYKGEPTRLVIGDHNTIREGVTIHRGTVQDRSETTIGDHNLIMAYAHIGHDSVIGNHCILVNNTALAGHVWVDDWAILSGYTLVHQFCRIGAHSFSGMGTAIGKDVPAYVTVFGNPAEARSMNFEGMRRRGFSAEAIAALRKAYKLVYRQGLTVEQALTELAESAAQFPEVAVFRDSIQASTRGITR; from the coding sequence ATGAGTTCGATTGACCCCCGCGCCATCATCGACCCCAGTGCCAGACTGGCCGACGACGTCGTCGTCGGCCCGTGGAGCATTGTCGGGCCCGATGTGGAAATCGGCGAGGGTACAATCATCGGCCCGCACGTGGTGCTCAAGGGGCCGACCGTGATCGGCAAGCACAACCGCATCTACCAGTTCTCCTCGGTGGGTGAGGATACGCCTGACCTGAAATACAAGGGCGAGCCGACGCGCCTGGTGATCGGCGATCACAACACCATCCGCGAAGGCGTCACCATTCACCGTGGCACCGTGCAGGATCGTAGCGAAACCACCATTGGCGACCACAACCTGATCATGGCCTACGCCCATATCGGCCACGACAGCGTGATCGGCAATCACTGCATTCTGGTCAATAACACGGCTCTGGCTGGCCATGTCTGGGTCGACGACTGGGCGATTCTTTCCGGTTACACCCTGGTGCATCAGTTCTGCCGCATCGGCGCGCACAGCTTCTCCGGCATGGGCACAGCCATTGGCAAGGACGTTCCGGCGTACGTCACCGTGTTCGGCAACCCGGCCGAAGCGCGCAGCATGAACTTCGAGGGCATGCGTCGTCGTGGCTTTTCGGCCGAGGCCATCGCTGCGCTGCGCAAGGCCTACAAACTGGTTTATCGCCAGGGGCTGACCGTCGAGCAGGCGCTGACGGAGCTGGCCGAGTCCGCTGCGCAGTTCCCGGAGGTCGCGGTGTTCCGCGACTCCATCCAGGCCTCCACACGCGGCATCACGCGCTGA